From a region of the Hemitrygon akajei chromosome 16, sHemAka1.3, whole genome shotgun sequence genome:
- the LOC140739828 gene encoding growth arrest and DNA damage-inducible protein GADD45 beta-like, which yields MFFYLGFNRCNMTLEDTTGTDNTNKKMQTIDQALEELLVASQRQGCLTVGVYESAKLMNVDPDSVVLCLLAADEDEESDIALQIHFTLIQAFCCENDINIVRLRGVKRLEEILEAGEESAEPLDVHCMLVTNSHTDVWKCEALEEVGSYCQESRNKNQWVPIVSLQER from the exons ATGTTCTTTTACCTTGGATTTAATCGCTGCAATATGACTTTGGAGGATACTACTGGAACTGACAATACCAATAAGAA GATGCAAACAATTGACCAAGCTTTAGAAGAATTGTTGGTGGCATCCCAGCGCCAGGGTTGTTTAACCGTTGGAGTCTATGAGTCGGCGAAGCTAATGAATGT TGACCCAGATAGTGTCGTTCTTTGCCTCTTGGCGGCTGACGAGGACGAGGAGAGCGACATCGCTCTGCAGATTCACTTCACTCTGATTCAAGCATTTTGCTGTGAAAACGACATTAACATTGTGCGGCTGCGGGGTGTCAAGCGGCTGGAGGAGATTCTGGAAGCCGGGGAGGAGAGTGCTGAGCCCCTGGACGTTCACTGCATGCTTGTCACG AACTCTCACACCGACGTTTGGAAATGTGAGGCGCTGGAGGAAGTCGGAAGCTATTGCCAGGAAAGCAGAAATAAGAACCAGTGGGTTCCTATTGTTTCCCTGCAGGAACGCTGA